Genomic DNA from Gemmatimonadaceae bacterium:
TGGACGTAGCGCATGGAGACGTCCAGCCCGTGCAGCGCGAGTCGCTCCAGCAGCACGCTGCCGAGCGACTCCGAGGTGCTGGTGCCGTGTGGCTTCGCGCTGCCGATGAGGAGCATGGCGCGCGTCGGCCGCGGTGCATCCGGCGCCAGCGGCGTCACCGGCAGCAGCGTGTCCACGTCCTCGATCTCCTCGATCGTGGCGCGGGCGGCCGTGGCCGTGAGGGTGCTGACGAGCGCGTCGCACGCCGCGAAGCCGGCGCCGGACTGGCCGGAGCGATGGACGACGCCCACCGAATGGAGCGGTGCGCCGAAGTTGATCGCATTGCGCAGTGCGAGCACCCGGACGACCTGCTCCACATCCGGGTCAGGCGAATCGAGCACCGCGATCACGCCGAGGGCCGGCGGGTACTTGTAGCGCGGCACGTGGTGCACCTCGCCATCGATGCGCCGGAAGAACGGCAGCAGCGTGCCAAGCGTGCGGTCGAGCACCTTCTTCGCCTCGGAGGAGTAGCTGCCGAAGAGCACCGGCGTGACCAGCACGACCACGTCGCACACGGTGAACGCCGCGGAGAGGTCGCGGCCGGCATCGTCGATCTTGCAGATGCCGGGGGTCTTCGTCCAGCACTCGAAGCAGCCCTGGCAGTAGGCCACCGGCACGTCCCGCAGCGCGAACGTCTCCACGGCATAGCGGCGGGCGACGAAATCCGAGGCGACGCGCGCCGTGAGCTCATCGAGCTGCGGATCGGGGCCAGGGGCCGCGTTCAGGATCAGGGCGCGCATGGCAGGCGGGGCTCG
This window encodes:
- a CDS encoding flavodoxin family protein: MRALILNAAPGPDPQLDELTARVASDFVARRYAVETFALRDVPVAYCQGCFECWTKTPGICKIDDAGRDLSAAFTVCDVVVLVTPVLFGSYSSEAKKVLDRTLGTLLPFFRRIDGEVHHVPRYKYPPALGVIAVLDSPDPDVEQVVRVLALRNAINFGAPLHSVGVVHRSGQSGAGFAACDALVSTLTATAARATIEEIEDVDTLLPVTPLAPDAPRPTRAMLLIGSAKPHGTSTSESLGSVLLERLALHGLDVSMRYVQREAHDAASLHAFASAVRAHDLLIVAAPVYIDALPALVTRALEAILSDRQGDAEPPPLTVAMVLNCGFPESRHASVARTIGALFARRARARWAGALQLGGGGAIHGEKLSAAGRIVHHLPPLLEDAAASLASGRSLTAAVRDGFRQQLMPTTLYMAAGDAGWLWTASHEGALTRLWERPAGAAG